A genomic stretch from Thalassophryne amazonica chromosome 18, fThaAma1.1, whole genome shotgun sequence includes:
- the tectb gene encoding beta-tectorin isoform X2, giving the protein MRSVGVLFMFLPVAWTCIPQKADYVMVSCFPNTIIANVLECPYGWEVDQLSLSGVCYTGVNSQGYYRFIIPDLTPKNRSYCGTQSEYLPGKDPRYVFYNAIVSNDTSLTVRNQPVNYTFSCTYRAAYLVNNAVFSQRVATVYVNNGSLGTFRSQLSMNAFTNSKFLYTKDAPYVIDTSEIGSEVFIGIEAKGLSNRFKVVINNCWATPSPYSTDRKRWSLIINSCPSDHTVTIFENAKNSRSMFKFNSFRFQWLEKVSTVWLHCEVHICDGEKLVCLPSPCSVRGLPSQAEPSGGILTTEFQIKGNRSSNNGHITGTSLLILFLVLLSSCCFLANGSNM; this is encoded by the exons ATGCGCTCTGTCGGCGTGTTGTTCATGTTCTTGCCTGTTGCATGGACCTGCATTCCCCAAAAAGCAG ACTATGTTATGGTGTCGTGTTTCCCTAACACCATCATCGCTAATGTCCTAGAGTGTCCATATGGCTGGGAGGTGGACCAGTTGTCTCTCAGTGGGGTCTGTTACACTGGAGTAAACAGCCAGGGCTACTACCGTTTTATCATTCCTGACCTGACTCCCAAAAACCGCTCATACTGCGGCACGCAATCTGAG TATTTGCCTGGAAAAGACCCAAGGTACGTCTTCTATAATGCCATTGTGTCCAACGATACTTCGCTGACTGTTAGAAACCAACCGGTCAACTACACCTTTAGCTGTACTTACCGAGCAGCGTATCTGGTGAATAATGCAGTCTTCAGTCAAAG AGTGGCTACAGTTTATGTCAACAACGGAAGTTTAGGCACTTTTAGATCACAGTTGTCTATGAACGCGTTCACG AATTCCAAGTTCCTGTACACTAAGGATGCGCCTTATGTCATCGATACATCTGAGATTGGTTCAGAAGTATTCATTGGTATTGAGGCAAAAGGGCTCAGTAATAG ATTCAAAGTAGTGATAAACAACTGCTGGGCCACTCCCAGTCCTTACTCGACAGACAGGAAGAGGTGGAGTCTCATTATTAACAG TTGCCCATCTGACCACACTGTGACCATCTTCGAGAACGCCAAAAACAGCCGATCCATGTTCAAGTTCAACTCTTTCCGcttccagtggctggagaaggtgtCCACCGTGTGGCTTCATTGTGAGGTTCACATTTGTGATGGAGAGAAACTCGTCTGTCTGCCG AGTCCTTGTTCTGTCAGAGGTTTGCCATCCCAAGCAGAACCAAGTGGGGGGATACTTACAACTGAGTTTCAAATTAAAG GTAACCGCTCCTCTAATAACGGACACATCACAG GAACGTCATTGCTCATCCTGTTCTTGGTGCTGttaagcagctgttgttttttagCAAATGGCTCCAATATGTAA
- the tectb gene encoding beta-tectorin isoform X1, which yields MRSVGVLFMFLPVAWTCIPQKADYVMVSCFPNTIIANVLECPYGWEVDQLSLSGVCYTGVNSQGYYRFIIPDLTPKNRSYCGTQSEYLPGKDPRYVFYNAIVSNDTSLTVRNQPVNYTFSCTYRAAYLVNNAVFSQSVFTKSSAFSRVATVYVNNGSLGTFRSQLSMNAFTNSKFLYTKDAPYVIDTSEIGSEVFIGIEAKGLSNRFKVVINNCWATPSPYSTDRKRWSLIINSCPSDHTVTIFENAKNSRSMFKFNSFRFQWLEKVSTVWLHCEVHICDGEKLVCLPSPCSVRGLPSQAEPSGGILTTEFQIKGNRSSNNGHITGTSLLILFLVLLSSCCFLANGSNM from the exons ATGCGCTCTGTCGGCGTGTTGTTCATGTTCTTGCCTGTTGCATGGACCTGCATTCCCCAAAAAGCAG ACTATGTTATGGTGTCGTGTTTCCCTAACACCATCATCGCTAATGTCCTAGAGTGTCCATATGGCTGGGAGGTGGACCAGTTGTCTCTCAGTGGGGTCTGTTACACTGGAGTAAACAGCCAGGGCTACTACCGTTTTATCATTCCTGACCTGACTCCCAAAAACCGCTCATACTGCGGCACGCAATCTGAG TATTTGCCTGGAAAAGACCCAAGGTACGTCTTCTATAATGCCATTGTGTCCAACGATACTTCGCTGACTGTTAGAAACCAACCGGTCAACTACACCTTTAGCTGTACTTACCGAGCAGCGTATCTGGTGAATAATGCAGTCTTCAGTCAAAG CGTTTTTACTAAATCCTCTGCTTTTTCCAGAGTGGCTACAGTTTATGTCAACAACGGAAGTTTAGGCACTTTTAGATCACAGTTGTCTATGAACGCGTTCACG AATTCCAAGTTCCTGTACACTAAGGATGCGCCTTATGTCATCGATACATCTGAGATTGGTTCAGAAGTATTCATTGGTATTGAGGCAAAAGGGCTCAGTAATAG ATTCAAAGTAGTGATAAACAACTGCTGGGCCACTCCCAGTCCTTACTCGACAGACAGGAAGAGGTGGAGTCTCATTATTAACAG TTGCCCATCTGACCACACTGTGACCATCTTCGAGAACGCCAAAAACAGCCGATCCATGTTCAAGTTCAACTCTTTCCGcttccagtggctggagaaggtgtCCACCGTGTGGCTTCATTGTGAGGTTCACATTTGTGATGGAGAGAAACTCGTCTGTCTGCCG AGTCCTTGTTCTGTCAGAGGTTTGCCATCCCAAGCAGAACCAAGTGGGGGGATACTTACAACTGAGTTTCAAATTAAAG GTAACCGCTCCTCTAATAACGGACACATCACAG GAACGTCATTGCTCATCCTGTTCTTGGTGCTGttaagcagctgttgttttttagCAAATGGCTCCAATATGTAA
- the LOC117530570 gene encoding dickkopf-related protein 3-like: MLGSLWLVCFCFCFTCAEAHIWAWMLNIPHIPPKEGPKALTAPVVKPATAACDHDRACGRGFSCDRHFGLCVPLRGEGHYCRRDAQCVRGLSCMFGKCHRSIPSGQEGARCKVDRDCGASMCCARHHGEQVCKRRLTHGESCYVPDGGLAFSINQICPCVEGLLCRENSAPHRRARDFIYQPDHKSWTCQAPKP, translated from the exons ATGTTGGGGAGTCTGTGGCTGGTCTGCTTTTGCTTCTGCTTCACCTGCGCTGAAGCTCACATCTGGGCTTGGATGCTCAATATACCTCACATCCCTCCCAAGGAAGGACCAAAAGCACTTACTGCTCCTGTCGTGAAGCCAGCCACG GCTGCATGTGACCATGACCGGGCTTGCGGGCGAGGTTTCTCGTGCGATCGCCACTTCGGCCTGTGTGTGCCTTTGCGAGGGGAGGGCCATTACTGTCGCAGGGATGCCCAGTGTGTTCGCGGACTCAGTTGCATGTTTGGGAAATGTCACCGCAGCATCCCCAGTGGGCAAGAGG GTGCTCGGTGTAAAGTGGACCGGGACTGTGGGGCATCGATGTGTTGTGCCCGACACCATGGTGAGCAAGTGTGCAAGAGACGCCTGACCCATGGTGAAAGCTGTTACGTGCCTGACGGTGGCCTGGCATTCAGCATCAACCAGATCTGCCCGTGTGTTGAGGGACTACTATGTCGTGAAAACAGTGCACCACACAGGAGAGC GAGGGATTTTATTTACCAGCCTGACCATAAAAGTTGGACCTGCCAAGCACCCAAACCCTGA